Proteins encoded in a region of the Sparus aurata chromosome 6, fSpaAur1.1, whole genome shotgun sequence genome:
- the mitfa gene encoding melanocyte inducing transcription factor a isoform X1 encodes MKIKSAPPVLPGLYKRLQSSHPPPAVTSQVPLREQPVLAHRQGQVCREDQKETRDLLHHDTQHTFSVHVTPPLDWPAVSQPSMEVLKVQSHLENPTKYHIQQAQRQQVRQYLSTTLGGKAGSQCPSQPPEHGMPPGPGSSAPNSPMALLTLSSNCEKEMDDVIDDIISLESSYNDDVLGLMDPGLQMNNQLPVSGNLLDVYGNQGLPLPGLAISNSCPTSIKREYSAPGMKQVLDKPGSCGQYENYQRPEGFPVEAEVRALAKERQKKDNHNLIERRRRFNINDRIKELGTLIPKSNDPDMRWNKGTILKASVDYIRRLQRDQQRAKELECRQRKLEHANRHLMLRIQELEIQARAHGLTVVSSPSVCTSDLMARAIKQEPVLGDCPSDLYQHNSTPDMSPPTTLDLNNGTITFDQMPADSGDPGLYGNSRTCQMKELVRDNILAPISPSDPLLSSMSPEGSNNVSSHHSSCSSMEEKEQDRILDD; translated from the exons TGCTCCCCCGGTCTTGCCTGGCCTCTACAAGCGCCTCCAGAGTTCCCACCCTCCACCAGCCGTGACGTCACAGGTCCCGCTCCGAGAGCAGCCGGTGCTTGCCCATCGCCAGGGTCAAGTGTGCAGAGAAGACCAGAAAGAGACAAGGGACCTTCTGCACCACGACACCCAACACACCTTCAGCGTCCATGTCACGCCTCCCCTCGATTGGCCTGCTGTGAGTCAGCCGTCCATGGAAGTTCTCAAG GTGCAGTCCCACCTGGAGAATCCCACCAAGTACCACATCCAGCAGGCTCAGAGGCAGCAGGTGAGGCAGTATCTGTCCACCACCCTGGGTGGTAAAGCCGGCAGCCAGTGCCCCAGCCAACCCCCAGAGCACGGCATGCCACCCGGTCCCGGCAGCAGCGCCCCCAACAGTCCCATGGCTCTGCTCACCCTCAGCTCCAACTGTGAGAAAGAG atggatgatgtcattgatgatattaTTAGCTTGGAGTCGAGTTACAATGACGATGTTCTCGGACTTATGGACCCGGGACTCCAAATGAACAACCAG CTCCCTGTGTCTGGTAACCTTCTTGATGTGTACGGCAACCAAGGACTTCCTCTCCCGGGCCTTGCCATCAGCAACTCCTGTCCAACCAGCATTAAGAGGGAATACtcag CTCCAGGCATGAAGCAAGTACTGGACAAGCCTGGATCCTGTGGCCAGTATGAAAACTATCAAAGGCCAGAGGGTTTTCCAGTAG AGGCTGAAGTTCGTGCTCTTGCAAAGGAAAGACAGAAGAAGGACAACCACAACTTAA TTGAACGAAGACGGAGATTCAACATTAACGATCGCATCAAGGAGCTGGGAACGCTGATACCCAAGTCAAATGATCc AGACATGCGCTGGAATAAGGGCACCATTCTGAAAGCATCAGTGGACTATATCAGGAGGCTACAGCGGGACCAGCAGAGAGCCAAGGAGCTTGAGTGCAGGCAGAGGAAGCTGGAGCACGCCAACCGCCATCTGATGCTCCGTATACAG GAGTTGGAGATCCAGGCCCGTGCTCATGGTCTTACAGTGGTGTCATCCCCATCTGTCTGCACATCAGATCTGATGGCGCGAGCCATCAAACAGGAGCCCGTCCTCGGCGACTGCCCCTCAGATCTCTACCAGCATAACTCGACTCCTGACATGTCCCCTCCCACCACACTGGACCTCAACAACGGCACCATAACCTTCGATCAGATGCCTGCAGACAGCGGGGATCCCGGCCTATATGGAAACTCCAGGACCTGTCAAATGAAGGAACTGGTAAGGGACAACATCCTGGCGCCAATTTCCCCTAGTGATCCCCTGCTGTCCTCGATGTCCCCAGAAGGTTCCAACAACGTCAGCAGCCACCACAGTTCCTGCTCGAGTATGGAGGAGAAGGAACAAG ACAGAATACTAGATGACTGA
- the mitfa gene encoding melanocyte inducing transcription factor a isoform X2, whose product MLEMLEYSHYQVQSHLENPTKYHIQQAQRQQVRQYLSTTLGGKAGSQCPSQPPEHGMPPGPGSSAPNSPMALLTLSSNCEKEMDDVIDDIISLESSYNDDVLGLMDPGLQMNNQLPVSGNLLDVYGNQGLPLPGLAISNSCPTSIKREYSAPGMKQVLDKPGSCGQYENYQRPEGFPVEAEVRALAKERQKKDNHNLIERRRRFNINDRIKELGTLIPKSNDPDMRWNKGTILKASVDYIRRLQRDQQRAKELECRQRKLEHANRHLMLRIQELEIQARAHGLTVVSSPSVCTSDLMARAIKQEPVLGDCPSDLYQHNSTPDMSPPTTLDLNNGTITFDQMPADSGDPGLYGNSRTCQMKELVRDNILAPISPSDPLLSSMSPEGSNNVSSHHSSCSSMEEKEQGC is encoded by the exons ATGTTGGAGATGCTTGAATACAGCCACTATCAG GTGCAGTCCCACCTGGAGAATCCCACCAAGTACCACATCCAGCAGGCTCAGAGGCAGCAGGTGAGGCAGTATCTGTCCACCACCCTGGGTGGTAAAGCCGGCAGCCAGTGCCCCAGCCAACCCCCAGAGCACGGCATGCCACCCGGTCCCGGCAGCAGCGCCCCCAACAGTCCCATGGCTCTGCTCACCCTCAGCTCCAACTGTGAGAAAGAG atggatgatgtcattgatgatattaTTAGCTTGGAGTCGAGTTACAATGACGATGTTCTCGGACTTATGGACCCGGGACTCCAAATGAACAACCAG CTCCCTGTGTCTGGTAACCTTCTTGATGTGTACGGCAACCAAGGACTTCCTCTCCCGGGCCTTGCCATCAGCAACTCCTGTCCAACCAGCATTAAGAGGGAATACtcag CTCCAGGCATGAAGCAAGTACTGGACAAGCCTGGATCCTGTGGCCAGTATGAAAACTATCAAAGGCCAGAGGGTTTTCCAGTAG AGGCTGAAGTTCGTGCTCTTGCAAAGGAAAGACAGAAGAAGGACAACCACAACTTAA TTGAACGAAGACGGAGATTCAACATTAACGATCGCATCAAGGAGCTGGGAACGCTGATACCCAAGTCAAATGATCc AGACATGCGCTGGAATAAGGGCACCATTCTGAAAGCATCAGTGGACTATATCAGGAGGCTACAGCGGGACCAGCAGAGAGCCAAGGAGCTTGAGTGCAGGCAGAGGAAGCTGGAGCACGCCAACCGCCATCTGATGCTCCGTATACAG GAGTTGGAGATCCAGGCCCGTGCTCATGGTCTTACAGTGGTGTCATCCCCATCTGTCTGCACATCAGATCTGATGGCGCGAGCCATCAAACAGGAGCCCGTCCTCGGCGACTGCCCCTCAGATCTCTACCAGCATAACTCGACTCCTGACATGTCCCCTCCCACCACACTGGACCTCAACAACGGCACCATAACCTTCGATCAGATGCCTGCAGACAGCGGGGATCCCGGCCTATATGGAAACTCCAGGACCTGTCAAATGAAGGAACTGGTAAGGGACAACATCCTGGCGCCAATTTCCCCTAGTGATCCCCTGCTGTCCTCGATGTCCCCAGAAGGTTCCAACAACGTCAGCAGCCACCACAGTTCCTGCTCGAGTATGGAGGAGAAGGAACAAGGTTGTTAG